The following are from one region of the Mycolicibacterium diernhoferi genome:
- a CDS encoding VOC family protein: MIKIASAHLWVHDQEVALRYWTEKVGFEVRQDVSLPDVDGVFRWLTVGPRGQDDVSIVLMAVPGPPVMDATTQEQVRELTAKGFAGTIFLSTDDCRASFEELRSRGVEFTEEPTEMPYGIDCGFRDPSGNSVRLTQLADVSALG, from the coding sequence ATGATCAAGATCGCAAGTGCACACCTTTGGGTTCACGACCAGGAGGTCGCCCTCCGCTATTGGACCGAGAAAGTCGGATTCGAGGTACGCCAGGACGTCTCACTACCCGATGTCGACGGAGTCTTCCGCTGGCTGACGGTCGGGCCGCGAGGCCAGGACGATGTGTCCATTGTTTTGATGGCGGTGCCCGGCCCACCCGTCATGGATGCCACCACCCAGGAGCAGGTGCGGGAACTGACCGCCAAGGGATTCGCCGGCACGATCTTCCTGTCCACCGACGACTGCCGGGCCAGCTTCGAGGAACTCCGTTCCCGCGGAGTGGAGTTCACCGAGGAACCCACCGAGATGCCCTACGGCATCGACTGCGGATTCCGCGATCCGTCGGGCAACAGCGTCCGGCTCACCCAGTTGGCGGATGTGAGCGCACTCGGCTGA
- a CDS encoding carboxymuconolactone decarboxylase family protein gives MHVQDRSPVAALTAMGKLDQLMFHLGFARQNGVTDDELKEALLHLRFAPAVPTARGPRRC, from the coding sequence ATGCATGTCCAAGACCGATCACCGGTCGCGGCGCTGACCGCCATGGGCAAGCTCGACCAGTTGATGTTCCACCTCGGTTTCGCCCGCCAGAACGGGGTAACCGATGACGAGCTGAAAGAAGCCCTCCTGCACCTCCGTTTTGCTCCGGCTGTCCCAACGGCACGGGGGCCGCGACGGTGCTGA
- a CDS encoding CYTH and CHAD domain-containing protein, with product MPADKPKTSRHSEVERKFDVVESTLSPSFEGLAVVSRVQHAPTQTLEAVYFDTPDYDLAARKITLRRRTGGADAGWHVKLPAGPDARTEVRAPLADSMPDEVRDVVAAIVRDRPLAAVARITTQRTVSLLFGVDDTPVAEFCDDQVTAAALRPDSEPQMWREWELELAEGAGSTDILDRLSNRLLDAGAVPAGHGSKLARVLATAQPDVPAVAPSDPVRRAVAANIEDLIAWDRAVRADVHDSVHQMRVSTRKIRSLLADESFGLPDDAWVLDELKLLGGILGGARDAEVLAEKYENTLDELAPELVRGRVRERLVEGARQRYANGLRRSLAAMRSERYFRLLDALDELLAAPSATSGRSGAESAAASLAAAYKKVHKAAKRAESEGTDEALHRIRKRAKRLRYTASATGNSGVAEKAKAVQTLLGDHQDSVVSRTHLLEEADAAHAAGEDTFTYGLLYQREVEVALQAEDEIGDALKALKKAVQE from the coding sequence ATGCCTGCAGACAAGCCAAAGACGTCGCGCCACAGCGAGGTTGAGCGAAAGTTCGACGTCGTCGAGAGCACCCTCTCGCCCTCGTTCGAGGGGCTGGCCGTGGTGTCCCGGGTGCAGCACGCCCCCACCCAGACGTTGGAGGCCGTGTACTTCGACACCCCCGACTACGACCTGGCGGCCCGCAAGATCACCCTGCGTCGCCGCACCGGTGGCGCTGACGCCGGGTGGCACGTGAAGCTGCCCGCCGGCCCGGACGCCCGCACCGAGGTGCGGGCGCCGCTGGCCGATTCGATGCCCGATGAGGTGCGCGATGTGGTCGCGGCGATCGTCCGGGACCGGCCGTTGGCCGCCGTGGCCCGGATAACCACCCAGCGCACGGTCTCGCTGCTGTTCGGCGTGGACGACACCCCGGTCGCGGAATTCTGCGATGACCAGGTGACCGCGGCCGCGTTACGGCCGGACAGTGAACCGCAGATGTGGCGGGAGTGGGAGCTGGAACTCGCCGAGGGTGCCGGTTCGACGGACATCCTGGATCGGCTGTCGAACCGGCTGCTGGACGCCGGCGCGGTGCCGGCCGGGCACGGTTCGAAGCTGGCCCGGGTGCTGGCCACCGCGCAACCCGACGTGCCCGCGGTCGCGCCCTCGGACCCGGTGCGCCGGGCGGTGGCCGCGAACATCGAGGACCTGATCGCCTGGGACCGTGCGGTGCGCGCCGACGTGCACGATTCGGTGCACCAGATGCGGGTGAGCACCCGCAAGATCCGCAGTCTGCTCGCCGACGAGTCCTTCGGCCTGCCCGATGACGCCTGGGTGCTCGACGAGCTCAAGCTACTGGGCGGGATCCTGGGCGGGGCCCGCGACGCCGAGGTGCTCGCCGAGAAGTACGAGAACACGCTCGACGAGTTGGCCCCGGAGTTGGTGCGCGGGCGGGTGCGCGAGCGCCTGGTCGAGGGGGCCCGCCAGCGCTACGCCAACGGTCTGCGCCGCTCGCTTGCCGCGATGCGCTCGGAGCGCTACTTCCGGCTGCTGGATGCCCTCGACGAGCTGCTGGCCGCACCGTCGGCGACCTCGGGGCGCTCCGGTGCGGAATCGGCGGCGGCCAGCCTGGCGGCGGCCTACAAGAAGGTCCACAAGGCGGCCAAGCGGGCCGAATCGGAGGGCACCGACGAGGCACTGCACCGGATCCGCAAGCGCGCCAAGCGTCTTCGCTACACGGCATCGGCCACCGGCAATTCCGGGGTGGCCGAGAAGGCCAAGGCGGTGCAGACCCTGCTCGGCGACCATCAGGACAGTGTGGTCAGCCGCACCCACCTGCTGGAGGAGGCCGACGCCGCGCACGCGGCCGGTGAGGACACCTTCACCTACGGACTGCTGTACCAGCGGGAGGTCGAGGTCGCGCTGCAGGCCGAGGACGAGATCGGCGATGCCCTGAAGGCCCTCAAGAAGGCCGTGCAGGAGTAG
- a CDS encoding aldo/keto reductase, translating into MTILDETYTLSNGVEIPKLGLGTWFIDDDKADDAVRAAVEIGYRNIDTAQAYGNERGVGEGVRTAGVPREELFVSTKLAAEIKAYDGAAAAIDGSLEKLGLDYVDLMLIHSPQPWNDFRGGDYAEGNREAWRALEDAFEAGKLRSIGISNFEQADVENILGSCSVAPHVNQLLVHAGNTPTDLLAYCASKDLLVEAYSPIAHGEILKNTDIAAMAENYGVSVPQLCIRYTLQLGTVSLPKTANAEHMRSNAEVDFVISDADMDALRNLHARDYGDASVFPVYSGK; encoded by the coding sequence ATGACGATCCTTGACGAGACCTACACCCTGTCGAACGGCGTCGAGATCCCCAAGCTGGGGCTCGGTACCTGGTTCATCGACGATGACAAGGCAGACGACGCGGTGCGCGCGGCCGTGGAGATCGGTTACCGCAACATCGACACCGCCCAGGCCTACGGTAATGAGCGCGGAGTCGGTGAAGGCGTACGTACGGCGGGTGTGCCCCGCGAGGAGTTGTTCGTCTCGACGAAGTTGGCTGCGGAGATCAAGGCTTACGACGGCGCGGCCGCCGCGATCGACGGGTCGTTGGAGAAGCTCGGGCTTGACTACGTCGACCTGATGCTCATCCACAGCCCGCAGCCCTGGAACGATTTTCGCGGCGGCGACTATGCGGAGGGCAACCGTGAGGCGTGGCGAGCACTCGAGGACGCCTTCGAGGCCGGCAAGCTGCGTTCGATCGGTATATCGAACTTCGAGCAGGCCGACGTCGAGAACATCCTCGGCTCGTGCTCCGTCGCACCGCACGTGAACCAACTCCTCGTCCACGCGGGAAACACCCCGACTGACCTCTTGGCCTACTGCGCGAGCAAGGACCTCCTCGTCGAGGCGTACTCGCCGATCGCGCACGGCGAGATCCTCAAGAACACCGACATCGCGGCGATGGCCGAGAACTACGGCGTCAGCGTGCCCCAACTCTGCATCCGCTACACGCTGCAGCTGGGTACCGTGTCGCTTCCGAAGACCGCGAACGCCGAGCATATGCGCTCCAACGCAGAGGTCGACTTCGTCATCTCGGATGCGGACATGGACGCATTGCGGAACCTGCACGCCCGGGATTACGGCGACGCAAGCGTGTTCCCCGTCTACAGCGGCAAATAG
- a CDS encoding aldo/keto reductase, whose translation MHTRTLGQGLEVSAIGLGAMGMSQSYGPNPGTRDDMIAVLRSAVDEGVTFFDTAEVYGPYVNEQLVGEALQPLRDQVVIATKFGWDIQDDRVAGLDSRPDQIRRVAEGSLKRLRTDVIDLFYQHRVDPDVPIDDVAGTVGELIAEGKVRHFGLSEASAATIRRAHAVHPVTAVQSEYSLWTRDPEAQVLPTLAELGIGFVPFSPLGKGFLTGTVDASTEFTEGDIRRRVPRFEAENLAANQALVEHVKDLADAKGSSSGQIALAWLLAQQPWIVPIPGTRRTERIRENATATQVALSADERADLDSLARRIGVHGDRYNAQHMAYINR comes from the coding sequence ATGCATACCAGAACCCTCGGCCAGGGCCTGGAGGTCTCCGCGATCGGCCTCGGCGCGATGGGCATGTCCCAGAGCTACGGCCCCAACCCCGGCACCCGCGACGACATGATTGCGGTTCTGCGCTCCGCGGTCGACGAGGGCGTCACGTTCTTCGACACCGCCGAGGTCTACGGCCCCTACGTCAACGAGCAGCTCGTCGGCGAGGCCCTACAACCACTCCGCGACCAGGTCGTGATCGCCACCAAGTTCGGCTGGGACATCCAGGACGACCGGGTGGCCGGACTGGACAGCCGACCCGACCAGATCCGCCGCGTCGCGGAGGGATCGCTGAAGCGGCTCAGGACCGACGTCATCGACCTGTTCTACCAGCACCGCGTCGACCCGGACGTCCCGATCGATGACGTCGCGGGCACCGTCGGCGAGCTGATCGCGGAGGGCAAAGTGAGGCACTTCGGTTTGTCCGAGGCCTCGGCCGCAACGATCCGTCGCGCACATGCCGTCCACCCGGTCACCGCGGTACAGAGCGAGTACTCCCTGTGGACGCGGGACCCCGAGGCGCAGGTTCTGCCGACACTGGCGGAGCTCGGCATCGGTTTCGTGCCGTTCAGCCCGCTCGGCAAGGGTTTCCTCACCGGCACCGTCGATGCTTCCACGGAGTTCACCGAGGGCGACATCCGCCGCCGGGTCCCCCGCTTCGAGGCGGAGAATCTCGCCGCCAATCAGGCGCTCGTCGAGCACGTGAAGGACCTCGCCGACGCGAAGGGCTCGTCGAGCGGGCAGATCGCCCTGGCCTGGCTGCTCGCCCAACAGCCGTGGATCGTGCCGATCCCCGGCACCCGCCGCACCGAACGCATTCGCGAAAACGCGACCGCGACCCAGGTCGCGCTGTCCGCCGACGAGCGCGCCGACCTCGACAGCCTCGCCCGGCGCATCGGCGTGCACGGGGACCGCTACAACGCCCAGCACATGGCCTACATCAACCGCTAG
- a CDS encoding cupin domain-containing protein, producing MTHSEFDQIFPLGEKNDAYAQYFIGQSYLAPLTSGSVPVSNVSFEPGCRNNWHIHHGTGGAGDQILLCTAGSGWYQAECRQPINMEPGTVIRVPAGTKHWHGAKTDSWFSHLAFITPGEDVSNEWLEPVTDEVYGQLPGS from the coding sequence ATGACACACAGCGAGTTCGACCAGATCTTCCCGCTCGGAGAGAAGAACGACGCCTACGCGCAGTACTTCATCGGGCAGAGCTACCTCGCTCCACTCACCTCCGGGAGCGTCCCGGTCAGCAACGTGTCCTTCGAGCCCGGCTGCCGCAACAACTGGCACATCCACCACGGCACCGGCGGCGCAGGCGACCAGATCCTGCTCTGCACCGCCGGCTCGGGCTGGTACCAAGCCGAGTGCCGGCAGCCCATCAACATGGAGCCCGGAACCGTGATCCGCGTCCCGGCCGGCACGAAGCACTGGCACGGCGCGAAGACCGACTCGTGGTTTTCCCACCTCGCCTTCATCACCCCCGGCGAGGACGTCAGCAACGAATGGCTCGAGCCCGTCACCGACGAGGTGTACGGCCAGCTGCCGGGCAGCTGA
- a CDS encoding HNH endonuclease signature motif containing protein — translation MFDRVALAGMGDEQLISALTDATRSEAMAAADRLALVAEVTARQCEDEDDVVAHQVIDGWAFAKAQVSAACNLSPHAASTQMRIGVALRERLPRTAALFGCGAVSARVIGEITWRTHLVTDEDALALIDAAIAAEATEYGALSEAALIRAVDLWVEKFDPIAVIRSKAAAKDLYVEFDDRDDPNGVCSFWGRLRATDKAAVQQRLNDLADTVCANDPRTVRERRADALGALGIVGPSLQRLACRCGDPGCAGSGKDPRSTAVNIYMLADQVPGADARPTPQTGPGPTGEPGPEGPEPEPEPAPGPDGSERPAAQTPTPAESYPTPAVDPAAHVPFNSRPVGTLPGAGVGVMLDGTVIPAAMLADLIATGAKVRPLREVADLPTERQYRPSAALTAFVRMCSQTCSFPGCSKPAHRCDLDHVIPWPAGATHPGNLRPLCREHHLVKTFRSGPNGWTVKARPDGATEWTSPTGHTYVSTPGAAILFPHWNIHTTVPPPRHISLIHDDHGSAKMPTRQRTRAQDRAHRINAERTRNATELALASAAKDSNQVRIANSATPPDDVFNTGKCKGEAVNDSDPDPPPF, via the coding sequence ATGTTCGATAGGGTTGCGTTGGCGGGGATGGGCGATGAACAGCTCATCTCCGCGTTGACGGACGCGACCCGGTCGGAGGCCATGGCGGCCGCGGATCGGCTGGCCCTGGTCGCCGAGGTGACCGCCCGGCAGTGCGAGGACGAGGACGACGTGGTCGCCCATCAGGTGATCGATGGGTGGGCGTTCGCGAAGGCGCAGGTGAGTGCGGCCTGCAATCTCAGCCCTCACGCGGCCTCGACTCAGATGCGCATCGGGGTGGCCCTGCGGGAGCGACTGCCGCGCACCGCGGCGTTGTTCGGGTGCGGGGCGGTGTCGGCGAGGGTGATCGGGGAGATCACCTGGCGCACCCATCTGGTGACCGATGAGGACGCCCTGGCGTTGATCGATGCCGCGATCGCCGCAGAAGCCACCGAGTACGGGGCGCTGTCGGAAGCCGCACTGATCCGGGCGGTGGATTTGTGGGTGGAGAAGTTCGATCCGATCGCGGTGATCCGGTCCAAGGCGGCCGCCAAGGATCTCTATGTCGAGTTCGATGATCGTGATGACCCCAACGGGGTGTGCTCGTTCTGGGGGCGGCTGCGGGCCACCGATAAGGCGGCCGTGCAGCAGCGCCTCAACGATCTCGCGGACACCGTGTGCGCCAATGATCCGCGCACCGTGCGCGAGCGCCGCGCCGACGCCCTGGGTGCCCTCGGCATCGTCGGCCCGTCGCTGCAGCGGTTGGCCTGCCGGTGCGGGGACCCGGGCTGTGCGGGTAGTGGCAAAGACCCACGCTCGACGGCGGTGAACATCTACATGCTGGCCGATCAGGTGCCCGGCGCAGATGCGAGGCCCACCCCACAGACCGGGCCTGGGCCCACGGGTGAGCCCGGGCCCGAAGGGCCTGAGCCGGAGCCTGAACCAGCTCCTGGACCAGATGGCTCTGAGCGGCCCGCAGCGCAGACACCGACGCCCGCCGAGTCCTATCCGACGCCCGCCGTGGACCCCGCGGCGCACGTGCCATTCAATTCCCGGCCCGTGGGCACCCTCCCCGGGGCGGGCGTCGGGGTGATGCTCGACGGCACCGTCATCCCGGCCGCCATGCTGGCCGACCTCATCGCCACCGGCGCCAAGGTCCGGCCCCTGCGCGAGGTCGCCGACCTGCCCACCGAACGCCAATACCGGCCCTCGGCCGCGCTGACCGCGTTCGTGCGGATGTGCTCGCAGACCTGTAGCTTCCCCGGCTGCTCGAAACCGGCGCACCGCTGCGATCTGGACCACGTGATCCCGTGGCCGGCCGGGGCCACCCACCCGGGCAACCTGCGTCCGCTGTGCCGTGAACATCATCTGGTGAAAACGTTCCGATCCGGCCCGAACGGCTGGACCGTCAAAGCACGGCCCGACGGCGCCACAGAATGGACCTCGCCGACCGGGCACACCTATGTCAGCACCCCGGGCGCGGCGATCCTGTTCCCGCACTGGAACATCCACACCACCGTCCCGCCACCGCGACACATCAGCCTCATCCACGACGATCACGGCAGCGCCAAGATGCCCACCCGCCAACGCACCCGCGCCCAAGACCGCGCACACCGCATCAACGCCGAACGCACCCGCAACGCAACCGAACTCGCCCTCGCGTCAGCAGCGAAGGACAGCAATCAGGTCCGCATCGCCAACAGCGCCACCCCACCAGACGACGTCTTCAACACTGGGAAGTGCAAGGGCGAAGCCGTGAACGACAGCGACCCGGACCCGCCGCCCTTCTGA
- a CDS encoding enoyl-CoA hydratase/isomerase family protein, with protein sequence MTAFETLKFTRAGSVVDIVLDRPDAANGMNAAMTRDLADAAALCDTAETKVVTLTGAGRFFCAGGDLKAMAAAEDPGVFVKGIANDLHRAMSTFARMDAVLITAVNGVAAGAGFSLGVAGDLVLAAESASFTMAYTKAGLSPDGGASYVLPRLIGLRRTQELMITNRVLKAAQALEWGLVTTVVPDAELPAKLEELAREIATGAKGSNSAVKQLLLNSYGADYESQLELEARFIAGNAAGADGKEGVAAFLGKRAPEFG encoded by the coding sequence ATGACCGCATTCGAGACGTTGAAGTTCACCCGGGCAGGATCTGTCGTCGACATCGTGCTGGACCGGCCCGACGCCGCCAACGGGATGAACGCCGCGATGACGCGCGACCTCGCCGATGCGGCGGCGCTGTGCGACACCGCCGAGACCAAGGTGGTGACCCTGACCGGTGCCGGCCGGTTCTTCTGCGCGGGCGGCGACCTCAAGGCCATGGCGGCCGCCGAGGACCCGGGCGTCTTCGTCAAGGGCATCGCCAACGATCTGCACCGCGCCATGTCGACCTTCGCCCGGATGGACGCCGTCCTCATCACCGCGGTCAACGGGGTCGCGGCCGGCGCAGGCTTCTCCCTCGGCGTCGCCGGTGATCTCGTGCTGGCCGCCGAATCGGCATCGTTCACCATGGCCTACACCAAGGCCGGCCTGAGCCCGGACGGTGGCGCCTCCTACGTGCTGCCGCGGTTGATCGGGTTGCGCCGCACCCAGGAACTGATGATCACCAACCGGGTGCTCAAGGCCGCCCAGGCACTGGAGTGGGGCCTGGTGACCACGGTGGTCCCGGACGCCGAACTTCCGGCCAAGCTCGAGGAACTGGCCCGTGAAATCGCAACGGGCGCAAAGGGATCCAACTCCGCGGTCAAGCAGCTGCTGCTGAACAGCTACGGCGCGGACTACGAATCGCAGCTGGAACTCGAGGCGCGGTTCATCGCGGGGAACGCCGCGGGCGCCGACGGGAAAGAAGGCGTGGCGGCGTTCCTGGGCAAGCGTGCCCCGGAATTCGGCTGA
- a CDS encoding helix-turn-helix domain-containing protein: MAQVPPARYLLRAKDLVDARYAEPITVDDLAAAAGLSRAHFSRMFTRTFGESPHAYLQSRRLERAAALLRYTDRSVAEICAMVGLTSVGSFTTTFARVYGKPPAAYRAALPPATAYARVPGCIVRRDTRRAPGSRTKTAHGKKTDDGEQS, encoded by the coding sequence ATGGCACAGGTGCCGCCAGCCCGATATCTGCTGCGAGCCAAGGACCTGGTCGACGCCCGCTACGCCGAGCCGATCACGGTCGACGACCTCGCCGCCGCCGCCGGACTGTCCCGGGCACACTTCAGCCGGATGTTCACCCGCACGTTCGGCGAGTCGCCCCACGCGTATCTGCAGAGCCGGCGCCTGGAACGGGCCGCCGCGCTGCTGCGTTACACCGACCGTTCGGTCGCGGAGATCTGCGCGATGGTCGGTTTGACCAGTGTCGGCTCGTTCACCACGACGTTCGCCCGGGTGTACGGCAAGCCGCCGGCGGCATATCGGGCGGCGCTGCCCCCGGCGACCGCCTACGCGCGGGTGCCCGGGTGCATCGTCCGCCGCGATACCCGGCGTGCGCCCGGAAGCCGGACCAAGACAGCACACGGGAAGAAGACGGACGATGGCGAGCAGTCGTAG
- the panB gene encoding 3-methyl-2-oxobutanoate hydroxymethyltransferase: MSEQSVYGAAKAPVKVRTHHLQKWKSEGHKWSMLTAYDYSTARIFDDAGIPVLLVGDSAANVVYGYDTTVRVTVDELIPLVSAVVRGAPHALVVADLPFGSYERSADQALETATRFMKETGAHAVKLEGGERVAAQIAALTQAGIPVIAHIGFTPQSVNGLGGYRVQGRGDSGDQTIHDAIAVAEAGAVAVVLEMVPAELATQITGKLTIPTVGIGAGPNCDAQVLVWQDMAGLTSGKTAKFVKRFADIGAELGRAARQYADEVAGGVFPADEHSF, from the coding sequence ATGTCTGAACAGTCCGTTTATGGTGCCGCCAAAGCTCCGGTGAAGGTTCGCACCCACCACCTCCAGAAGTGGAAGTCCGAAGGCCACAAGTGGTCGATGCTCACCGCGTACGACTACTCCACTGCCCGCATCTTCGACGACGCCGGGATCCCGGTGCTGCTCGTCGGCGACTCCGCCGCCAACGTGGTGTACGGGTACGACACCACCGTGCGGGTCACCGTCGATGAGCTGATCCCGCTGGTCAGCGCCGTGGTCCGGGGTGCCCCGCACGCCCTCGTGGTCGCCGATCTGCCGTTCGGTAGCTACGAACGCAGCGCCGACCAGGCGCTGGAGACGGCGACCCGGTTCATGAAGGAGACCGGTGCGCACGCGGTCAAGCTGGAGGGCGGCGAGCGGGTGGCCGCCCAGATCGCCGCACTCACCCAGGCCGGTATCCCGGTCATCGCCCACATCGGGTTCACCCCCCAGAGCGTGAACGGGCTGGGCGGTTACCGGGTGCAGGGTCGCGGGGACTCCGGCGACCAGACCATCCATGACGCCATCGCGGTCGCCGAGGCCGGCGCGGTCGCGGTGGTGCTGGAGATGGTGCCCGCCGAGCTGGCCACCCAGATCACCGGCAAGCTGACCATCCCGACCGTCGGCATCGGCGCCGGCCCGAACTGCGACGCCCAGGTGCTGGTGTGGCAGGACATGGCCGGTCTGACCTCAGGCAAGACCGCCAAGTTCGTCAAGCGGTTCGCCGATATCGGTGCCGAGTTGGGGCGTGCGGCACGGCAGTACGCCGATGAGGTCGCCGGCGGGGTGTTCCCCGCCGACGAGCACTCCTTCTAG